The following are encoded in a window of Lactobacillus acidophilus genomic DNA:
- a CDS encoding 5-methyltetrahydropteroyltriglutamate--homocysteine S-methyltransferase, whose protein sequence is MSKTLVHYDIVGSFLRPEELKKARADFAAGNISKTDLKKVEDEEIAKLVKKEEKAGLKIVTDGEFRRSYWHLDTFWGFGGIKHTTQEHGYFFHDEETRNDSAQVEGKIKFTGDHPDLEAFKFLKSLTDGSDVTPRQSIPSPAQFYAELVRGPENVAAVKKVYDTEDELLNDISKAYYDLIIALYKAGCRDVKLDDCTWGMVVDDDFWATMVKQGFDRDELQEKYLRVNNGALKDLPADLRTSTHICRGNYHSTWAAKGGYGPVAKYVFAQENVDAFYLEFDNERSGNFDPIKEIPADKEVVLGLVTSKKPELEKPEDLIARINEASKFHDLANLALSTQCGFASTEEGNQLTEDDEWKKIGLVIDTAKQVWK, encoded by the coding sequence ATGAGTAAAACTTTAGTACATTATGACATTGTTGGTAGTTTCTTAAGACCAGAAGAATTGAAAAAGGCACGTGCTGATTTTGCAGCGGGTAACATTTCAAAAACTGACTTGAAAAAGGTTGAAGATGAAGAAATCGCTAAATTAGTTAAAAAAGAAGAAAAAGCTGGTTTAAAGATTGTAACTGATGGTGAATTCAGAAGAAGTTATTGGCACCTTGATACTTTTTGGGGCTTCGGTGGAATTAAGCACACTACTCAAGAACATGGCTACTTCTTCCACGATGAAGAAACTCGTAATGATTCTGCTCAAGTTGAGGGAAAGATTAAATTTACAGGTGATCATCCAGATTTAGAAGCATTTAAGTTTTTGAAGAGTTTAACCGATGGCAGTGATGTAACTCCACGTCAAAGCATTCCTTCACCAGCCCAATTTTACGCAGAACTCGTCCGTGGCCCAGAAAATGTTGCAGCAGTGAAGAAAGTTTACGATACCGAAGACGAACTTTTAAACGATATTTCAAAAGCATATTATGATTTAATCATCGCACTTTACAAAGCAGGTTGTCGCGATGTGAAATTGGATGACTGTACTTGGGGAATGGTCGTAGATGATGATTTCTGGGCAACAATGGTTAAACAAGGTTTTGACCGTGACGAACTTCAAGAAAAATACCTTCGTGTTAACAATGGCGCACTTAAAGATCTACCAGCTGATTTAAGAACTTCAACTCATATTTGTCGAGGCAATTACCACTCAACTTGGGCTGCTAAAGGTGGTTATGGACCGGTTGCCAAATACGTTTTTGCACAAGAAAATGTCGATGCATTCTATCTTGAATTTGATAATGAAAGATCAGGTAACTTCGATCCAATCAAGGAAATTCCTGCTGATAAAGAAGTAGTACTTGGTTTAGTAACTAGTAAGAAACCTGAATTGGAAAAGCCAGAGGATTTGATTGCTCGTATCAATGAAGCAAGTAAGTTCCACGATTTAGCCAACTTAGCCTTAAGCACTCAATGTGGTTTTGCATCAACCGAGGAAGGAAACCAATTGACAGAAGACGATGAATGGAAAAAGATTGGCTTAGTAATCGATACTGCTAAGCAAGTTTGGAAGTAA
- a CDS encoding L,D-transpeptidase, which translates to MKTNFKMALMTAILLAFPMATNVAQPVNATTKTTVVKLKKSDFQPYNDPADLRKMTGNYWLKSSETKTAYPNLRKVKNLNLRVSILGNRTYVRSGKKVLYTMYSSAGKIVDGKSLTPTGTYLTNSYHPHRFSEALYPVGWIGQLYLFHSVPTHMWSNQFVIREANKLGKMPASHGCVRLSVRDAKWLHDHVPYNTKVNIYYK; encoded by the coding sequence ATGAAGACAAACTTTAAGATGGCTTTAATGACTGCTATATTGCTGGCATTTCCGATGGCTACTAATGTTGCACAGCCGGTTAATGCCACAACAAAAACGACAGTAGTAAAATTAAAAAAATCGGACTTTCAACCATATAATGATCCTGCTGATCTACGCAAGATGACCGGAAACTATTGGTTAAAGTCTAGTGAAACTAAAACAGCATATCCTAACTTACGCAAAGTTAAGAACTTGAATTTACGTGTTTCTATTTTGGGTAACCGCACCTATGTTAGAAGTGGGAAGAAAGTCCTTTATACTATGTACAGTTCTGCTGGCAAGATTGTAGATGGTAAAAGCTTAACACCAACTGGTACTTATCTCACTAATTCGTATCATCCACATCGTTTTTCAGAAGCTTTATATCCAGTAGGCTGGATTGGTCAATTATATTTATTCCACTCTGTACCAACTCATATGTGGTCAAATCAATTTGTGATTAGGGAAGCCAATAAATTAGGGAAGATGCCCGCTAGTCACGGATGTGTTCGCCTATCAGTAAGGGATGCCAAGTGGCTTCATGATCATGTTCCATATAATACAAAAGTAAATATCTATTATAAATAA